The following coding sequences are from one Streptomyces sp. NBC_01294 window:
- a CDS encoding GNAT family N-acetyltransferase, producing MTTESVEVRRGMPEGAAARVAELYWEAFAGKLGHALGPAEAGRRFIAGHLHADRAVTALSGGPDGGRVVGVAGYQLGGRGLVGGDAAAVRAQYGRVRGLYRVFLLALLERTPARDELVMDGIAVDPGERGRGIGGLLLREIEAVAVAQGCRRIRLDVVEENPRARALYERYGFRAVRVRRTPWLRDLLGFGGVTTMHKAVAR from the coding sequence ATGACGACGGAGAGCGTGGAGGTACGGCGCGGGATGCCCGAAGGGGCCGCCGCGCGCGTCGCCGAGCTGTACTGGGAGGCCTTCGCGGGGAAGCTGGGCCACGCGCTCGGCCCCGCGGAGGCCGGGCGCCGGTTCATCGCCGGGCACCTGCACGCGGACCGGGCGGTGACGGCGCTGTCCGGCGGCCCCGACGGCGGCCGGGTGGTCGGCGTGGCGGGCTACCAGCTGGGCGGGCGCGGCCTGGTCGGCGGCGACGCGGCCGCGGTCAGGGCCCAGTACGGGCGCGTACGGGGCCTGTACCGGGTGTTCCTGCTGGCCCTGCTGGAACGCACCCCGGCCCGCGACGAGCTGGTCATGGACGGCATCGCCGTGGACCCAGGCGAGCGGGGCCGGGGCATCGGCGGGCTGCTGCTGCGGGAGATCGAGGCGGTCGCCGTGGCGCAGGGATGCCGACGGATCCGGCTGGACGTGGTCGAGGAGAACCCCCGGGCGCGGGCACTGTACGAGCGGTACGGGTTCCGGGCGGTACGGGTGCGGCGGACGCCCTGGCTGCGGGACCTGCTGGGATTCGGGGGCGTGACGACGATGCACAAGGCGGTGGCGCGGTGA
- a CDS encoding PaaX family transcriptional regulator C-terminal domain-containing protein — protein sequence MVVHALVREDGTVDGGELYEVAGLLGMTDQQVRLCVKRLVAEGRFTVEGRGRRSVLRMAGAEPGPGGLPLVPEVEFVRHAYRQDRGLEPWDGVWHAFAFAVPESARASRDALRDTLTGLGAAPVQGGLYVTPNAIGPYVRARAAELGLAQSLSCLGTRDLAVGGITDPRALAERLWPLPEIAARYEALGALAGRAAPAGQAGEGRPDGGAVAGSAQVIAQAVALAAAFSAAMLPDPLLPPELLPRPWPGRAARAAAAGAWARLAAAAPPGGPRLFRLYGEALA from the coding sequence ATGGTCGTGCACGCGCTGGTCCGGGAGGACGGGACGGTCGACGGCGGTGAGCTGTACGAGGTCGCCGGGCTGCTCGGGATGACCGACCAGCAGGTGCGGCTGTGCGTGAAGCGGCTGGTGGCGGAGGGGCGCTTCACCGTGGAGGGGCGCGGCCGGCGGTCCGTGCTGCGGATGGCGGGCGCGGAGCCGGGGCCCGGGGGCCTGCCGCTCGTACCGGAGGTGGAGTTCGTACGGCACGCGTACCGGCAGGACCGGGGCCTGGAGCCGTGGGACGGGGTCTGGCACGCCTTCGCCTTCGCCGTACCGGAATCCGCGCGGGCGTCGCGGGACGCCCTGCGGGACACGCTGACCGGGCTGGGGGCGGCGCCGGTCCAGGGCGGCCTGTACGTCACGCCGAACGCCATCGGCCCGTACGTGCGGGCGCGGGCGGCGGAACTGGGCCTCGCGCAGTCCCTGAGCTGCCTCGGCACGCGGGATCTGGCCGTGGGCGGCATCACGGACCCTCGGGCCCTGGCGGAGCGGCTGTGGCCGCTGCCGGAGATCGCAGCCCGGTACGAGGCGCTGGGCGCCCTGGCCGGCCGGGCGGCTCCCGCCGGGCAGGCCGGGGAGGGCAGACCGGACGGTGGGGCGGTGGCCGGATCGGCGCAGGTCATCGCGCAGGCCGTCGCGCTGGCCGCCGCCTTCTCCGCCGCGATGCTGCCGGATCCGCTGCTCCCGCCGGAGCTGCTGCCGCGGCCCTGGCCGGGCAGGGCGGCCCGGGCGGCGGCGGCCGGCGCCTGGGCCCGGCTGGCGGCCGCCGCCCCGCCCGGCGGGCCCCGGCTGTTCCGCCTGTACGGCGAAGCCCTGGCCTGA
- a CDS encoding SigB/SigF/SigG family RNA polymerase sigma factor, with protein sequence MHRTDLTDVATHEAKALSVSLFRRLAELEKGSAEYAYVRNTLVELNLSLVKYSARRFRGRSESMEDIVQVGTIGLIKATNRFDPERGVEFASFAMPTITGEIRRFFRDTSWAVKVPRRLQELRIEVAKAHDALEQALGREPTDAELAGHLHVTPEELAEGQKAACAYSARSLDAPAQEEGDREAHDERPTLGEEERAYDRIECLETLKPVLAGLPDRERTLIALRFGQDLTQAEIGDRLGLSQMHVSRLLARTLARMRTCLLTDAAEDPGAADGTADGAADGTADVAGNAAGSRTGDRATPAASTSWTTTLVS encoded by the coding sequence ATGCACCGTACAGACCTCACAGACGTCGCAACGCACGAGGCCAAGGCCCTGTCCGTGTCCCTGTTCCGGAGACTGGCCGAGCTGGAGAAGGGCAGCGCGGAATACGCCTACGTCCGCAACACCCTCGTCGAGCTCAACCTCAGCCTCGTGAAGTACTCCGCCCGCCGGTTCCGCGGCCGGAGCGAGTCGATGGAGGACATCGTCCAGGTCGGCACGATCGGCCTGATCAAGGCCACCAACCGGTTCGACCCGGAGCGCGGGGTGGAGTTCGCCTCGTTCGCGATGCCGACGATCACCGGCGAGATCAGACGCTTCTTCCGGGACACGAGCTGGGCCGTCAAGGTCCCCCGCCGGCTCCAGGAGCTGCGGATCGAGGTGGCCAAGGCGCACGACGCCCTGGAACAGGCCCTCGGCCGCGAGCCCACGGACGCCGAGCTCGCCGGGCACCTGCACGTGACGCCCGAGGAGCTCGCGGAGGGGCAGAAGGCGGCGTGCGCGTACTCCGCGCGTTCCCTGGACGCTCCGGCGCAGGAGGAGGGCGACCGGGAGGCCCACGACGAGCGGCCCACCCTCGGCGAGGAAGAGCGCGCGTACGACCGCATCGAGTGCCTGGAGACGCTCAAGCCGGTCCTGGCCGGGCTCCCCGACCGCGAGCGCACCCTGATCGCGCTGCGCTTCGGGCAGGACCTGACGCAGGCCGAGATCGGCGACCGGCTGGGCCTGTCCCAGATGCACGTGTCCCGGCTGCTGGCCCGGACCCTGGCGCGGATGCGCACCTGTCTGCTCACCGACGCGGCGGAGGACCCGGGCGCGGCCGACGGGACGGCCGACGGGGCAGCCGACGGGACGGCCGATGTGGCAGGCAACGCCGCAGGCAGCAGGACAGGCGACAGGGCGACCCCCGCCGCGTCCACATCCTGGACAACTACGCTCGTTTCATGA